The sequence CGCGTACTGCTCCAGCGTGTCCGACAGCGCCGACGTCTGCTGCGCGAGGACGGGCTCGCCGGAGGACGACACGAGCCGGTGCTCGGCGTTCACTCCGGTGCCTTCGCCACACGCACCCAGTCCGGCCGTGACGGCCAGGCCCAGCAGGGCCCACGCCGCACGCAACGAAGTCTTCATGATGAAATGCCTCAGTCTTCCGTGGAGACACGCGCGACGTGACGCGCGTGGAGGCATGCCTGTGCTGCTCCGTCAGCCGACGGCCGGACCTGTGACCCGGGACCCCTCCCGGGCGTGTTCCCGCACCCCTCATGGGCCTTTACGCCGGGGTGTCTGGATATTCCCGGACATTTCCCGGGGCTTTTCCGGGGGTCAGCGGACCGTGAGCTCCACCACGAACTCCGCGGCGGCATCGCCCTCGCGCGCGGCGTCCACCACGTCGGGCCGTTCGTCGCCCACCCACAGCCCCAGCACGTCGTACACCAGCCACTGCGCCAGGGACCGGGAGGCCCCCTGGACAGCGTCGCGCGGCACGCCGGACAGGGCGCCCTGCGTCTCCATCAGCGCCCGGGCCAGCCGCGCGGGAACCACCCAGCACTCCGGGCGCACGAAGGCGGGCACCAGGAAGAGGCAGTACGCGGCCTCCGTGCGGCCGAGCAGCGCGTCCAGGCGCTCCCGGCCCAGGCGGAACGAGGGCAGCCACTGGCCCTCCCCGCGCTGCTCCAGCTTCGCCACCGGCACGCGGACGACGCGGCGCGTGCGCACGAAGCCCTCGCGCTCCACGGACACGACGAAGGCCACCTCCGTGCCTCCGTCCGAAGGCGGCGCCGGCTGACGGTGCACGGCCATGGACAGGGACAGCGGCGAGGCCACCAGCGAACCCAGGTCCGCCTGCGCGCGCTCCAGCTCCGAGCGCAGCCCTTCGAGCAGCCCCGCGACCAGCTCCGAGGTCTCCTCGCGGAAGCGCTGTGGGTGCCGCTGGGTGACGTCCACCTCCACGCGCCCCACCGCGCCCACGAGCAGGTCCTCCAGGTCGCGGTCGCGCAGCCACGTGCGTCCGCCCATGGGCACCGCGCGCGTCGCGTGCAGGTGACGCAGGGAGGCGGTCAGCGTCGCGGGCTCGGAGGAATCGACGGGGGGCGCGTGCTTCCCCTCCCCTGCGCCCGCCTGCAGGAAGGCCTGGAGCGAACGGGCGCGGAAGCGTGCCCGGGGAGACGGGTGCTCCAGCAGACGGCGCACCTGCCGGCGGTCCGTGGCGGTGCGCACGAGCGCCAGCGTGGCCAGCTCCGCCTCCGAGGACGCCTCGTCCGGCGCGCACCACAGGAGGAACTCGATGGCGGCCTTGCGCAGCACGGGCTTGCGGCCCATGCGCCAGGTCACCTCCTTGCGCCAGGCGACCAGCCCATCCAGCCCGGGCCGCGCGGGCGTGCGGAAGCGCGGCCACATCTCCGCGCACTCCTCCGCCAGCCACACCAGGTGCGTGAAGCCGGGCAGCGACTCCAGCTTCGCGCGGGCGCGGGTGCGCCGCTCGAAGGCCTCCGGCACGCCGCGCCGCACGGAGGCGCGGAACAGCCGCTCCTCCAGCCACAGCAGCGTGAGCGCCAGCGCGGGCTCGGCCTTGCGCATCGTGGCCTGGCAGTGGTCGAGCACGAAGCGCGCGTGGCCCAGGTCGGCGGCCGTCTCGAAGTCGCTCTGCACGAGCGCGCCCAGGGCCCCGCGCAGTCCGTCCACCGGAGAGCTGTCGAAGAGCGTGAGCAGGTCGCAGAGGTTCTCCACCACCGCGGGCGGTCCGCCCACCTCCACGGTGCGCGCCAGCAGGAGCCCCGCGCGAGAGCACCAGTCCGGCTCCTTGCGCCCGTTGGGGTAGCACGCGAGGAAGCCGCGCATGCCGCCGCGGCCGTCCGGGGACGTGGCCAGCGCGAAGAGGCGCTCGCCCAGCACTTCACTGGCCTCGCGCCAGGGGATGCGGGCGGCGCGGGTGCGGATGAAGTCGGTGAGCTTGTCGCGGCCGCCGTCGCGCGTGTCCGGGAGCAGGGAGCGCAGCTGCTCCAGCAGGTCCACGGACTTCGCCCCGGTGCCCATGACGTACTTGAGGTCCACCTCCACCGTGTCCTGGAAGCGCAGCGCGCGGCCGTCGTAGGTGCAGGGCACGCCGCGCACCATCGTGGACAGCGCCTCCGGGTGGCGCTTGAGGTGGCGCGTCAGCACCGTGGAGACGGTCACGGTGCTCTCACGCTGGATGCGCTCGGCGTTCTCCGTGTCGCCTGCTTCGCGGAGCGCCGTCACGGCGGCGTGCTGCCGCGCGAGCAGCTGCTTCAGCAGGCCCGGGCGCGGTTCCTCGTAGGGCCAGAGCAGCTCGCTGAGGGTGGACAGCAGGAAGAGGAGCTCCGCCGGGGTGCGATCGCCCGAGGACAGCCGCTCCCACGCGGCGGCCTGAGCGCGCGTGCGCTCCTCCAGGGACGCCCCGCGCACCCAGCGGGCGAAGTCCTCGCGCCACTCCGCGCTCGACGCCACGGCCTCTTGCGGCGCTACCGAGGCAACGCGCGCATGGAGGGCCTGGAGCGCTTCAGGCCAGGAGGCTTCCACCATGGGCTGCGACAGGCTCACCCGGACCTCGGATTGCTGGCGGGGACCAGCGCCGCGGCCACGGGGCTTGGGGCCACGGTGATGACCACGGACTTGGACGTGGGCGTGCGGCTCTTGTCCGCGAAGCTGTCCACCGGCACCAGCACGTTCGCTTCCGGGAAGTAGGTGGCCGCGCACTGGCGCGGGATGTTGTACGGCACCACCAGGAACTCGCGCGCCACGCGCGTCTCCCCCTGGAAGTGGCTGGTCAGGTCCACCTTCTGCCCCGCCGTCAGCCCGCGCGCCTTCACGTCCTCCGGGTGCAGGAACACCACGCGCCGGCCCTGGCGGATGCCCCGGTAGCGATCATCCAGGCCATACACGGTGGTGTTGTACTGATCATGCGAGCGCAGCGTCATCATCAGCAACTGCCCGGGCTCCAGCCGGTGGCGCGGCATCTCGTGCACCGTGAAGTGCGCCTTGCCGTCCTTCGTCGTGAAGCGCCCCTCGCGCGGACCGTTGGGCAGCGCGAACCCGTTGCGCTCACGCACCCGGCGGTTGAAGTCGTCGAAGCCCGGGATGCAGCGCTGGATCAGCTCACGCACCCGGTCGTAGTCCTCCACCAGCGACAGCCACGGCACCTTCGAGCGCGCCCCCAGCACCGCCTTCGCCAGCCGGGCCACGATGACGGGCTCGCTGAGCAGGTGCTCGGACGCGGGGGCCACGGCGCCGCGCGACGCGTGCACCATCCCCATCGAGTCCTCCACCGTCACGAACTGCCGCCCCGCCGCCTGCACGTCGTGCTCGGTCCGTCCCAGGCACGGGAGGATGAGCGCGCGCTGGCCATGCACCAGGTGCGCGCGGTTGAGCTTCGTGGACACGTGCACCGTGAGCCGCGCCCGCCGCAGCGCCCGCGCGGTGAACTCCGTGTCCGGCGTGGCCGACAGGAAGTTGCCGCCCATGGCGAAGAACACCTTCACGCGCCCTTCATGCAGCGCCTGGAGCGTCCCCACCGTGTCCAGGCCCCGGTGGCGTGGCGGCGCGAAGCCGAACTCCTTCGCCAGCGCGTCCATGAACTCCGGCTTGGCGTGCTCCCAGATGCCCATGGTGCGGTCACCCTGCACGTTGCTGTGACCGCGCACCGGGCACACGCCCGCGCCCTGCTTGCCGATGCTGCCGCGCAGGAGCGCCAGGTTGACGATCTCCTGGATGTTGCCCACCGCGTTCTTGTGCTGCGTGAGCCCCATGGCCCAGCAGAAGATGGTCCGCTCGGAGCGCGCCAGGATGTCCGCCGCTTCCTCAATCTGCTCGCGCGGCACCCCGCTCTCCTCCACCACGTCGACCCAGGACACCGTGGCCAGGTGCGCGGCGTACGCGTCGAAGCCCGCCGTCCTGCCTTCGACAAAGGCCCGGTCCACCACCGTGCCCGGCGCCTTCGCCTCGCGCTCCAGCAGCGCCTTGCCCAGCCCCTGGAGCAGCGCCACGTCGCCGTTGATGCGCACCTGGAGGAACAGCTTGTTCAGCGCCGTGCCCGGGCCGAACAGGTGCAGCACCTCCTGCGGGTGCTTGAAGCGGTTGAGCCCCGTCTCCGGCAGCGGGTTGACGGAGACGATTTCACAGCCCCGGCGCGCGGCGGCCTGGAGCGCCGTCAGCATGCGCGGGTGGTTGGTGCCCGGGTTCTGCCCGATGACGAAGATGGCCTGGGCGTGGTCGAAGTCCTCCAGCGTCACCGTGCCCTTGCCAATGCCAATCGTCTCCGTGAGCCCCGTGCCGCTGGACTCGTGGCACATGTTCGAGCAGTCCGGCAGGTTGTTGGTGCCGAACTCCCGCACGAACAACTGGTAGAGGAACGCGGCCTCGTTGCTCGTGCGGCCAGACGTGTAGAACGCGGCCTCGTCCGGCGAGCCCAGCACGTTCAGCTCCTCCGCCACCAGCGCGAAGGCCTCGTCCCAGGACAGGGGCTCGTAGTGCGTCGCGCCCTCGCGCAGCACCATGGGGTGCGTGAGCCGGCCCGCCTTGCCCAGCCACAGGTCGGACTGCTCGGCGAGCCGCGCCACGCTCCACTCGCGGAAGAACTCCGGCGTCACGCGCTCCTGCGTGCCCTCCTCCGCCACCGCCTTCGCGCCGTTCTCGCAGTACTCCTGCACGGAGCGGTGCCGCGGATCCGGCCACGCACAGCCCGGACAGTCGAAGCCGTCCTGCTGGTTGATCTTCCAGACGAGCCTGCCGCCGCGCCACGGGCCCGCTTCCGACAGCACGTGCTTGAACGCGCTCAACACCGCGGGCACGCCGCCCGCCACCGTCTTCACCGGCCCCACGTCCGGAGGCTGGGCCTCCAGCGGAGGCTGCGCCCCCGGCACCACCAGTGCGTTCCCGCCCCCGTCCTGTCCCTGATCCATGTCCCACCTCTTCGCGCGGCCGGACTCTACCCCGCCCGCGCCTTTCCGGCAGGCCGGGGGCCTTCCGTCGCCGCCACCCGGGTAAACCACTATTTCAAGCCTAGCGGGGAGCATGCAGGATGGACTTCACGCGGAGTGCCCCCCGGCGCTCCGCGTCACCCCCGCTTCAGGAGGCACCCCCATGAAGGCCTTCCGTTCCGCCGTCGTCGCCGCGCTGTTCCTGTCCCTCCCCGCCCTGGCCGCCCCGGTGGTCCACAGCATCTGGTCCAGCCACGGCCTCTACGTCTTCGACAACACCGGCCACTACAACGTGACCAGCTCCAACACGGTCGTCAGTTGGAACCAGTCCACGAACACCGCGTTCGTGAACTTCCACGGGTTCGCGGGCGGCAACGAGTATGACTTCGAGCTGGTGGGCTCGCCCGCGAGCGCGACGAGCGGCTTCGACATCACCGGGCTGTGGAACATCCGCCGCAACGGAGGCCTCATCTGCACCGGCTGCCAGGGCACCGCGTACGGCCTGGACCAGCCGGTGGGCAGCTACATCAAGTTCTACGACGCCACCAACGTGTTCCACTTCAGCGCCTTCGTGGACGCCCGCAAGGACTACTGACGCACGGCGTCCAGTGGGCCACGGGGTGACGCCGTCCATGCACGGCATCCCCCCGCGGCCCCGGAGCTTCGGTTAGGGTGCCCGCATCCAGCGCCCTTTTCCGGCGCCCCCTTCTCAGGAGTCTTCCGCATGTCCCGCATCATCCGCGCCTCTCGCGGCACCACCCTCTCCTGCAAGGGCTGGGTGCAGGAGGCCGCGCTCCGGATGCTGATGAACAACCTCGACCCGGAGGTGGCCGAGCAGCCCGGGGACCTCGTCGTCTACGGCGGCACCGGCAAGGCCGCCCGGGACTGGCCCTCGTTCGACCGCATCGTCCAGAGCCTCCAGAGCCTCACCGACGAGGAGACGCTGCTCGTGCAGTCCGGCAAGCCCGTGGGCATCCTGCGCACGCACCCGGACGCGCCGCGCGTGCTCATCGCCAACTCCAACCTCGTGGGCCACTGGGCCAACTGGGAGCACTTCCACGAGCTGGAGAAGAAGGGCCTGATGATGTACGGCCAGATGACGGCCGGCTCGTGGATCTACATCGGCACGCAGGGCATCCTGCAGGGCACCTACGAGACCTTCGCCGCCGCGGGCCGCTTCCACTTCGGCAGCGAGGACCTGGCCGGCCGCCTCATCCTCTCCGGTGGCCTGGGCGGCATGGGCGGCGCGCAGCCCCTGGCCGCGACCATGAACAACGCCGTGTTCCTGGGCGTGGAGATCGACCCGCACCGCGCCCAGCGCCGCGTGGAGACGCGCTACCTGGACGTCGTGGCCAAGGACCTGGACGAGGCGCTGGCCCTGGCGAAGGAAGCGCAAGCCAAGCGCGTGGGCCGCTCCATCGCCATCATCGGCAACGCGGCGTCGGTGTTCCGGGAGCTGTACAAGCGCGGCATCAAGCCGGACCTCGTCACGGACCAGACGAGCGCGCATGATCCGCTCAACGGCTACATCCCCACGGACCTGTCGCTGGAGGCCGCCGCGGAGCTGCGCAAGCGCGACCCCGAGGGCTACGTGAAGCGCGCCCGCGAGTCGATGATCATGCACGTGCAGGCCATGAACGACTTCCAGGCCGCCGGCAGCCACGTCTTCGACTACGGCAACAACCTGCGCGGCCAGGCGAAGGTGGGCGGCATGGCGAACGCCTTCGAGTTCCCCGGCTTCGTGCCCGCGTACATCCGCCCGCTGTTCTGCGAGGGCCTGGGGCCCTTCCGCTGGGTGGCGCTGTCCGGAGACCCGGAGGACATCCGCCGCACGGACCGCGCGGTGCGCGAGCTCTTCCCCCAGAAGGCGTCGCTCAACCGCTGGCTGGACATGGCCCAGGAGCGCGTGGCGTTCCAGGGCCTGCCCGCGCGCATCTGCTGGCTGGGCTACGGCGAGCGCGCCAAGGCGGGCCTCGCCTTCAACGAGCTGGTGCGCAAGGGCGAGGTGAAGGCGCCCATCGTCATTGGCCGCGACCACCTGGACTGCGGCAGCGTGGCGTCCCCCAACCGCGAGACGGAGGCCATGAAGGACGGCTCGGACGCGGTGGCGGACTGGCCCATCCTGAACGCGCTGGTGAACGCGGTGAACGGCGCG comes from Corallococcus macrosporus and encodes:
- a CDS encoding FdhF/YdeP family oxidoreductase; translated protein: MDQGQDGGGNALVVPGAQPPLEAQPPDVGPVKTVAGGVPAVLSAFKHVLSEAGPWRGGRLVWKINQQDGFDCPGCAWPDPRHRSVQEYCENGAKAVAEEGTQERVTPEFFREWSVARLAEQSDLWLGKAGRLTHPMVLREGATHYEPLSWDEAFALVAEELNVLGSPDEAAFYTSGRTSNEAAFLYQLFVREFGTNNLPDCSNMCHESSGTGLTETIGIGKGTVTLEDFDHAQAIFVIGQNPGTNHPRMLTALQAAARRGCEIVSVNPLPETGLNRFKHPQEVLHLFGPGTALNKLFLQVRINGDVALLQGLGKALLEREAKAPGTVVDRAFVEGRTAGFDAYAAHLATVSWVDVVEESGVPREQIEEAADILARSERTIFCWAMGLTQHKNAVGNIQEIVNLALLRGSIGKQGAGVCPVRGHSNVQGDRTMGIWEHAKPEFMDALAKEFGFAPPRHRGLDTVGTLQALHEGRVKVFFAMGGNFLSATPDTEFTARALRRARLTVHVSTKLNRAHLVHGQRALILPCLGRTEHDVQAAGRQFVTVEDSMGMVHASRGAVAPASEHLLSEPVIVARLAKAVLGARSKVPWLSLVEDYDRVRELIQRCIPGFDDFNRRVRERNGFALPNGPREGRFTTKDGKAHFTVHEMPRHRLEPGQLLMMTLRSHDQYNTTVYGLDDRYRGIRQGRRVVFLHPEDVKARGLTAGQKVDLTSHFQGETRVAREFLVVPYNIPRQCAATYFPEANVLVPVDSFADKSRTPTSKSVVITVAPSPVAAALVPASNPRSG
- the hutU gene encoding urocanate hydratase produces the protein MSRIIRASRGTTLSCKGWVQEAALRMLMNNLDPEVAEQPGDLVVYGGTGKAARDWPSFDRIVQSLQSLTDEETLLVQSGKPVGILRTHPDAPRVLIANSNLVGHWANWEHFHELEKKGLMMYGQMTAGSWIYIGTQGILQGTYETFAAAGRFHFGSEDLAGRLILSGGLGGMGGAQPLAATMNNAVFLGVEIDPHRAQRRVETRYLDVVAKDLDEALALAKEAQAKRVGRSIAIIGNAASVFRELYKRGIKPDLVTDQTSAHDPLNGYIPTDLSLEAAAELRKRDPEGYVKRARESMIMHVQAMNDFQAAGSHVFDYGNNLRGQAKVGGMANAFEFPGFVPAYIRPLFCEGLGPFRWVALSGDPEDIRRTDRAVRELFPQKASLNRWLDMAQERVAFQGLPARICWLGYGERAKAGLAFNELVRKGEVKAPIVIGRDHLDCGSVASPNRETEAMKDGSDAVADWPILNALVNAVNGASWVSFHHGGGVGMGYSLHAGQVIVADGTPEAARRIERVLTSDPGMGVLRHADAGYPEAIDVAKERGVRIPGLTA